A section of the Pseudophryne corroboree isolate aPseCor3 chromosome 11, aPseCor3.hap2, whole genome shotgun sequence genome encodes:
- the B4GAT1 gene encoding beta-1,4-glucuronyltransferase 1, whose protein sequence is MPTAVRCSFFRVVLVALLLVALLQLLYLSLLSSLHGQQQQRSAHPVLEGTPRTEPRWQREQKDYLKSMLATGGILDASGQYRIYRNLLAHKEGQSKNLDVLLASHASLSNLWHLQELVQRWDGRISLALFAASAAQAKLATVLTYSLAQLCPSVRQRVSFHLVCQSGDMAIFPELEDRAEYARLRTCQAVFAKAAGMGTNIVNYAGNASYPNNLLRNVARSGVGSAAFALVLDIDMVPSEGLRSGFLDLVARGVDPHMVFVVPAFEIRHTRRLPGTKEELLRLYQVGEVRAFYEELCPRCQAPTNYSVWLNLPEKENSGRLEVAYVVEWRAPWEPFYIGNKKVPAFDERFKQYGYNRISQACEVNIAGFSYAVLDSAFLLHKGHKLPGDFHSQKEEENKRNRLLYRGFKEELKMKYPESTRHC, encoded by the exons ATGCCCACTGCAGTGCGTTGCTCGTTTTTCCGCGTGGTCCTTGTTGCCCTCCTTCTTGTTGCTCTCCTGCAGCTCCTCTATCTATCGCTCCTCTCCAGCCTACATGGACAACAACAGCAAAGGTCAGCTCATCCAGTGCTTGAAGGCACCCCTCGTACAGAGCCACGATGGCAGAGGGAGCAGAAGGACTACCTTAAGTCCATGCTGGCTACTGGTGGCATACTAGATGCCAGTGGACAGTATCGGATTTACCGCAATCTGTTGGCACATAAAGAGGGGCAGTCTAAAAATCTGGATGTGTTATTGGCTTCCCATGCTAGCCTTAGTAACCTGTGGCATCTGCAGGAACTTGTACAACGTTGGGATGGCAGGATTTCATTGGCACTCTTTGCCGCTAGTGCTGCTCAAGCAAAGCTTGCCACGGTGCTAACATATAGTCTTGCCCAGCTGTGTCCGTCTGTGAGGCAGAGGGTATCCTTTCATCTTGTGTGCCAATCTGGAGATATGGCAATTTTTCCTGAACTAGAAGACCGAGCTGAGTATGCCCGTCTGCGGACAtgccaggctgtgtttgcaaaggcAGCAGGAATGGGCACAAATATAGTAAACTATGCAGGTAATGCTTCTTACCCCAACAACTTACTAAGGAATGTGGCTAGGTCGGGTGTTGGAAGTGCTGCCTTTGCACTAGTGTTGGACATTGATATGGTACCCAGTGAAGGACTCCGATCAGGATTTTTAGATTTAGTTGCCCGAGGTGTAGATCCACACATGGTATTTGTGGTACCAGCTTTTGAAATTAGACACACTCGCCGTCTGCCTGGCACCAAAGAAGAACTGCTCCGATTATATCAGGTGGGGGAAGTGCGAGCATTCTATGAAGAATTATGTCCACGGTGCCAAGCACCTACTAATTATTCAGTATGGCTAAACTTGCCAGAGAAGGAAAATTCTGGCAGACTGGAAGTTGCTTATGTTGTGGAGTGGAGAGCTCCATGGGAACCATTTTATATCGGGAATAAAAAAGTGCCAGCCTTTGATGAGAGGTTCAAGCAGTATGGATACAATCGAATCAGCCAG GCTTGTGAGGTGAATATTGCTGGCTTCTCATATGCAGTCCTGGACTCTGCATTTCTGTTGCATAAGGGCCACAAGCTACCTGGAGACTTCCACAGTCAGAAAGAAGAAGAGAACAAAAGAAACCGTCTTCTTTACAGAGGCTTCAAGGAAGAACTAAAAATGAAGTACCCTGAATCCACACGACACTGTTAG